From a region of the Butyrivibrio sp. AE3004 genome:
- a CDS encoding polysaccharide deacetylase family protein, with the protein MAANTEGHGSGVDRSKRIRFLRRLILITIAASCLIPTMICVILAIQLNRSVRTLDKAKTELAWYEEQFGENVLSDGEGRDADTKHVSGEADADNDLNEQDGSGGVETSEVSGGSAGTGADISGGESLATAPLAAEDEWDGTRRVYITFDDGPSTSTNAILDILDQYGVKATFFVTGKEGEEYAQLYNRIVQSGHTLGMHSFSHRYSELYESLESFSMDLHKLQTFLYETTGVWSQYYRFPGGSSNTVSKVPMSELVKYMGLTHIQFYDWNVASSDDRSGIDKDIIIANVMTGVQKHNDAIILLHDATDKPATVEALPEIIEQIQAMDNTVIVPITEDTLPVQHISNSQ; encoded by the coding sequence ATGGCAGCGAACACGGAGGGTCATGGATCAGGCGTGGATCGTTCCAAAAGAATCCGCTTTTTAAGGAGACTGATTCTGATAACCATTGCAGCTTCATGCCTTATTCCCACCATGATATGCGTTATCCTTGCAATTCAGCTGAATCGTTCGGTGAGAACCCTTGATAAAGCTAAAACAGAACTTGCATGGTATGAGGAACAATTTGGTGAGAATGTGCTTTCCGACGGCGAGGGCCGGGATGCTGATACTAAGCATGTAAGTGGAGAGGCAGATGCTGACAATGACCTGAATGAGCAGGATGGCTCCGGAGGGGTAGAGACCTCTGAGGTCAGTGGGGGATCGGCAGGGACCGGAGCGGATATATCCGGCGGCGAATCTCTTGCAACAGCACCTTTAGCAGCTGAGGATGAATGGGACGGCACGAGAAGAGTGTATATAACCTTTGATGACGGACCCAGTACTTCAACAAATGCAATACTTGATATACTTGATCAGTACGGTGTTAAGGCTACATTTTTTGTCACCGGTAAGGAAGGCGAAGAATATGCGCAGCTGTACAATCGTATAGTGCAGAGCGGTCATACTCTCGGTATGCATTCCTTCAGTCACAGATATAGTGAGCTTTACGAATCTCTTGAGAGCTTTTCGATGGACCTGCATAAATTGCAGACATTCTTATATGAGACTACAGGAGTATGGTCACAGTATTACAGATTTCCCGGAGGTAGCTCGAATACAGTCAGTAAGGTTCCGATGTCTGAGCTTGTAAAATACATGGGGCTTACTCATATACAGTTCTATGACTGGAATGTGGCGAGCAGTGATGACAGATCCGGAATTGATAAGGACATAATCATAGCTAATGTTATGACAGGTGTTCAGAAACATAATGATGCAATCATACTGCTGCATGATGCTACAGATAAGCCTGCAACAGTAGAAGCACTGCCTGAGATAATTGAACAGATTCAGGCAATGGACAACACAGTGATAGTTCCGATAACGGAGGATACGTTACCGGTTCAACATATCAGCAATTCTCAGTAA